One Prolixibacteraceae bacterium DNA segment encodes these proteins:
- a CDS encoding GLPGLI family protein, producing the protein MMKKILVIFFVLSLNSVYGKKLDEEVLNCLYELDFTKDTLTMKMSNDLLVLQVGSKMSKCYSFYSNQVDSIFALPDGNKVAQSMFSQSLKSNSAFPQKRMKTYVYKDYPKGKMTVTDGLMMQDYIYEDELNAQEWQMTDSTKTVLNYTCQLAKCTFRGREWMAWFTPEVPISDGPWKFCGLPGLITEVYDSGNQYHFTLKGIKKGNNPIIMRKSEVGNHKFIKTKRLKFLKAKKEYLRDISGSIEMQTGIDLGAGEVQKVMRYDIIERDY; encoded by the coding sequence ATGATGAAAAAAATATTAGTAATCTTCTTTGTCTTGTCCTTAAATAGTGTGTACGGGAAAAAACTTGATGAAGAGGTTCTGAATTGCCTCTACGAGCTCGATTTTACTAAGGATACATTAACGATGAAGATGAGCAACGACCTGCTAGTTCTACAAGTTGGAAGCAAAATGTCCAAATGCTATAGTTTCTATAGCAATCAAGTAGATTCTATTTTTGCTCTTCCAGATGGGAATAAGGTTGCCCAATCCATGTTTTCTCAGTCCTTGAAGAGTAATAGTGCATTTCCTCAGAAACGGATGAAAACCTATGTCTATAAAGATTATCCCAAAGGAAAAATGACTGTTACAGATGGACTTATGATGCAGGATTATATTTATGAAGATGAATTAAATGCACAAGAATGGCAAATGACTGATAGTACTAAAACCGTATTGAACTACACATGTCAACTTGCAAAATGTACTTTCAGAGGCAGAGAATGGATGGCATGGTTCACACCAGAGGTTCCCATTAGCGATGGGCCGTGGAAGTTTTGTGGCTTACCAGGATTGATTACAGAGGTATATGATTCAGGAAATCAATATCATTTCACTCTAAAAGGAATAAAGAAAGGAAATAATCCTATCATCATGAGAAAAAGTGAAGTTGGGAATCATAAATTCATAAAAACCAAACGATTAAAATTCCTAAAAGCCAAGAAAGAGTATTTAAGGGATATATCAGGCTCCATTGAGATGCAAACAGGAATAGACCTAGGAGCAGGCGAAGTTCAAAAGGTAATGAGATACGATATCATAGAACGTGATTATTAA
- a CDS encoding TonB-dependent receptor, translating to MKLISKAWMPIIMLIIMSFSVFAQQKITSTRIKVIDAKGQPIVGAVVYLTSNRAHAITDVDGLAIIDLHGAGEKDSLKVQYLGYDRKSIATNSKVFQKKEIKIILKSSDISLDDVVVQGYSEQSKVERSSFTVSAIDTKELKGLTKDLNESLNEVPGVKVRQQGGMGSNYNFTVNGFSGSQVKFFIDGIPMEFMGSSYGLNSLPINMAERIEVYKGAIPVYLGADVLGAAVNIVTNQKRQDYVDVSYSYGSFNQNQFSALTKTYLSDHVAWFTNVIGNYADNDYKVKVDIYDVNDFSYQGTDEVRRFHDGYKSGSVETGLSFENYSWVDKLTLRAIFSADYKEQQTGMNMTQVAGEAFTKSKMFMTSLLYQKNHVISEDSKLRFFASYNRNLASVVDTSSNKYNWNGDYSTSDIGTSGELLRYKTDLTFHDQSWMGNLSYELPLNDKHKLIFNNTTSYFRRVGTDDVNPYEIPYKEPNILFKNIFGASYVFEPWGDRWSTSIFYKNYHMKLESANAQYSTYEKVENNYQDNGGGVSTTFFFLDDLQLKTSYEKTYRMPEPIEALGDGLLIQNNANLKPEKSDNLNVGLLWKKTKGNHHWMIDVNYFYRYSKDLIRLDVGGVVSSYQNLSAVSGSCYNIDLGYQYKRRWKLHANATYLNDVSKSDEYGFYDVRIPNKPYLYGNIGLTYTFPHLFNEMDSFSITWNTNYVHAFYLAWPNMGLAESKYTIPMQLSSDLSLYYQWSKSISVALACTNIFDAELYDNYALQKPGRAFSIKLRYNITKQK from the coding sequence ATGAAACTTATTAGTAAAGCGTGGATGCCTATTATCATGCTTATCATTATGTCATTTTCTGTATTTGCACAACAGAAGATCACTTCCACTAGAATCAAAGTCATTGATGCTAAGGGCCAGCCCATTGTTGGCGCGGTCGTTTATTTGACATCGAATAGAGCACACGCAATTACAGATGTAGATGGTCTGGCTATAATTGACCTGCATGGTGCTGGAGAAAAAGATAGTTTGAAAGTACAATATCTAGGATACGATAGAAAATCAATCGCTACGAACTCCAAAGTGTTCCAAAAAAAGGAGATAAAGATAATTCTTAAATCATCGGATATCTCTTTGGATGATGTGGTGGTTCAAGGCTATTCTGAACAATCAAAGGTGGAAAGATCTAGCTTTACGGTGAGTGCTATTGATACGAAAGAATTAAAGGGTTTGACCAAAGATTTAAATGAATCATTAAATGAAGTCCCCGGTGTAAAAGTGCGTCAACAAGGAGGCATGGGAAGCAATTATAATTTTACAGTCAATGGTTTTTCTGGCAGTCAAGTAAAGTTTTTTATTGATGGTATTCCGATGGAATTTATGGGAAGTTCTTATGGGTTGAATAGTTTACCAATCAATATGGCAGAGCGAATTGAGGTGTATAAAGGGGCTATTCCTGTCTATCTAGGGGCTGATGTATTGGGTGCTGCAGTCAATATTGTGACCAACCAAAAGCGCCAAGATTATGTGGATGTATCTTATTCATATGGCTCGTTTAATCAGAATCAATTTTCTGCTTTGACCAAAACATATTTATCAGATCATGTGGCATGGTTTACCAATGTTATTGGGAATTATGCGGATAATGATTACAAGGTGAAAGTGGATATTTATGATGTGAATGATTTTTCATATCAAGGGACTGATGAAGTAAGACGTTTTCATGATGGATATAAGAGTGGTTCTGTAGAAACAGGGCTTAGTTTTGAAAATTATTCGTGGGTTGATAAGTTGACATTACGTGCAATTTTTTCAGCAGACTATAAGGAACAACAGACCGGTATGAATATGACGCAGGTGGCTGGGGAAGCTTTTACTAAAAGTAAGATGTTTATGACATCTCTTCTATACCAAAAAAACCATGTAATATCAGAGGATAGTAAACTAAGGTTCTTTGCATCCTACAATAGGAATTTGGCATCGGTGGTGGACACTAGCTCAAATAAGTATAATTGGAATGGTGATTATAGTACAAGTGATATTGGAACTTCAGGAGAGCTTTTAAGATATAAAACAGATTTAACTTTCCATGATCAAAGTTGGATGGGGAATTTGTCCTATGAATTGCCTTTAAATGACAAGCATAAGCTGATTTTCAATAATACGACTAGTTATTTTAGACGTGTTGGTACGGATGATGTGAATCCGTATGAGATACCTTATAAAGAGCCTAATATCTTATTTAAAAATATATTTGGAGCATCTTATGTTTTCGAGCCTTGGGGAGATCGATGGAGTACCTCTATTTTCTACAAAAATTATCATATGAAGTTAGAGTCTGCGAATGCTCAATACAGCACCTATGAAAAGGTGGAAAATAATTATCAAGATAATGGAGGAGGTGTCTCTACCACTTTTTTCTTTTTGGATGATTTACAGCTAAAGACTTCTTACGAAAAAACCTATCGCATGCCAGAACCTATCGAAGCTTTGGGTGACGGTTTATTAATACAAAATAATGCCAATTTAAAACCAGAAAAGAGTGATAATTTGAATGTTGGCCTTTTGTGGAAAAAAACTAAAGGGAATCACCATTGGATGATAGATGTAAATTATTTTTATCGATATTCAAAGGATTTGATTCGTTTGGATGTTGGTGGGGTGGTTAGTTCTTATCAAAATTTATCTGCAGTTTCTGGTAGTTGTTATAACATTGATTTAGGTTATCAGTATAAAAGACGTTGGAAACTTCATGCGAATGCTACTTATCTAAATGATGTTAGCAAGTCTGATGAGTACGGCTTTTATGATGTGAGAATACCGAATAAACCTTATCTGTATGGAAATATAGGTTTAACGTATACTTTCCCTCATCTATTTAATGAGATGGATTCCTTCAGTATAACATGGAATACAAACTATGTTCATGCTTTTTATTTGGCTTGGCCTAATATGGGTTTG